Within Halorubrum lacusprofundi ATCC 49239, the genomic segment CCAGCAGCAGTCCACAATCAACGATGAGTACCGTCGTAGCTGTCGAGACGCCGACAGGGATCGCTATCGCCGGAGACACCCAAGTCGTCGACGGCGAGTCGGTGTCGTCAGATCAGTTCCAACGCGTGTTCGACGTCAGGGGCGTCGGCGTTGGGGTCGTCGGCGAGTCGGGAGCGGTCCAGCAGTTCAGGCAGTGGTTCGACGTTGCGCTTCAAGATCGCGGGTTTGAAGGAGATGATACAATCGATATCGACGCCGTGGCTCGCATCGCAGCCCGGGAGACGGAGAGAGCGGGCGTCGACGCCGTGGTCGGCGCGCACGACGACGACGGGGCAGCGAGCCTTCGACAGATCGCCTCCGACGGGCGCGTACTCGACAGCGGCGTGGCCGCTCTCGGTACCGGGAGCGCCGTCGCCCTCGGGCTGCTGGAGGCACTCGACATGGACGAGGCGGCAAACGATCCCGCCACAGCGGTGCGGAACGTACTGGAGACAGTGATGGAACGGGACGTTGACACCGGTGGCGAGATCGATGTCTGGACCCTCGGGAGCGCCGACCAGGCCGAGCAGGGCGTGCGCCGCTTCGGGGAAGAGGAGGCGGAACGGTGACCGACAGCCGTTCCGCGAGTCGGGGCGGTCTCGCTCCGATACCCGTCGACGTCCCGGCGGCGTCACGCGCCACACGGCACGGGTCAGTCGCCCGGGGGTCATCGCTCGGATGGTAGACGTGACCGGCCACCTGGGTATGGCACTGCTCTGGCTCGCGCCGGCGTGGTTCCTTCTCGACTATCGGAAAACGGCGTGGACGTTCGTCGTATCAGGCGTTCTCTTCGGGATGTTGCCGGATATCGACCTCGTCCTCGAGGGGATTTTCCCGACTGTCAAGCACCACGGGGTGTTTCACACCATACTCGCGGTGACGCTCATCGCCGCGGTCATCGGCCCCGTCGTCGGGAAAGTCGTCGAGGCGATCGCCGGTGGCACGGACTGGCTGTCCCCCGAAGCGGCGGCCCGCAGCGTCCGGTTCGGCTTCCTGGCGGTCTGGATCCCCGGACTCGCCCACGTCTTCGCGGATATGCTCTCGGCGCCGGACCTCGCCGATTCCATCGAACCGCTCTGGCCGATCTACCAGGGCTCAATCGGTGTCGATCTCGTCTGGTACAACAACCCTGTAGTCAATTTGGGGCTCCTCGTCGCCGGCGTCGTCGTCAACGTTGGGTTGTACCTGTACACCGGCGATCGGTCACCCACAGAGTGAACGGGACCGACGCCGCGGTCGAATGCGACCACTCGCACGGGCGCGGCGACGGCCGCGTTCGGCCGGGCTGAACTGTTCACGGGGTGAATCCACGAAGAAGAACTTGCGGACGCAAGCCCGAATCTATTATCCGCTGATTCCGTAGCTGTACCGTGATAAAATCGAGACTCGGCCGACGGACGTTACAGAAGCTGGGAATCGTATCGACCCTGCTAGATGCCGTTTCGGCGTTCGCCCGCCGGGATGTCCGGACGGGGCTCCTCTTGCTCGGTGCGGCCATCGTATCGATATGGGTGCCGGGGTTGGGTGTGGTCGCCTCCGTCCTCACCCGACTCTACCGGAAATTCCGGCGAGGCCGCCGTCTGGCCCTCGGAGGGACCGAACTGATCGAACAGGGCGTGTTCCGCTCCGAGATGGAGGCGAAACGGTGACCCACCGTGTCTCCCGGACCGGGCGGCTACCAAGGAGGGATCGAACATGAGTAAGGATGTGGGGGCAGACCCGGATGACGAGCCCATCACTCCCGGCGAGACGGTGTACGACGAGGACGGACAGGTCCTCGGACAGGTCAGCGGGTACACCACCGACGGGTTCGAGGTCAAGATCGGAGAGGGCGGCTCAGCCAGCGGGGACGACGCAGAGACCATCCCGGGACAGGAGTTCGGCGAGGGGTACCTGATGTGGCGCTGTTCGGAGTGCGGCGAGATGGGCGACCTCGGGAGCGGGATGCCGGACACGTGTCCGGAGTGTGGTGCGCCAGAGGAGTCGATCTACGCGGTCGAAGAGGACTGACCGCAGTACAACTCCCTGGCAACGGCCCCGACGAAGAGGTGTGCAAATACCCGGACAGGGTCGCGCAACGACCGGCGCGCTGCTGGTCCCCCTGTCTGGCTGATATCGGATGGAAATATCCAGCTAATCCACGGGAAGTCTCGGGGACAACTCCCGAGGCGGTGCACTGGAACTCGTAACGCCGAGTTATTGTACCAATACCGAGATGTAACTGTGAACTATTATCTCGTTTTAATATGTAGTCCGACAAGTGATCGACCACCATGGTCACGCTACTGTCCGCTGCTCTTCCCCATGAGAAGTTCGTTCTCGCGGAGACCCTATCGTCGGTTCCGAACGCGAGCTTCGAGGTCGAAGGGGTGGTTGAGACGTGCGAGACCAGCGTGATGCCCCTTATCTGGGCGAGCGCCGCCGATCACGAGCATCTCGATACGGCTCTCTTGGATGATCCCACGACAGAGGAGGTCGAGTTGCTCTCGGATCACGCCGATCGGTGGTTGTATCGGATGAAATGGGTCAACAACGTCCAGAGCCTGCTTGAGACGCTCGTGACGAATCAGGCAACGATCCTGACGGCGATAACGAGCGACGGACGCTGGATCGTTCGGCTCATGTTCCCGACTCACGACGGCGTGAGCGAAACGATGGCCCACTGTAAGGAGCACGACATCGACCTGGAGATGATCTCGATCTGCGAGATGAACGATCAACCAGCGGGCCGGTATGGACTCACCGGTGCGCAGTTTGAGGCGTTGGCGACTGCCTGGGAGCAGGGGTTCTACACGGTTCCCCGCGAGGTCGAACTCGTCGACATCGCTGCGGATCTGGGCATCTCTCATCAGGCGCTCTCCGAACGGTTACGACGGGGTATCGACGCCCTCATTCAGGACACGCTGATGGTCGACGATGAACCAGCCGAACTCATCAGGTGACCTTCCCCCACGAGCAATATCGGGAGCTGTGAAGCGACTTCCCGCGCGACTTTTACCTGCGAGACGACTATCCGGGCGCATATGGCGACCCGCGAGGCTCTCTGGAACTACCGCGACGAGTTCGGCGACGCCTTCGGGCGCACCTACTTCCGACGGTTCGGCCCGGGCGTAGCCTCCAGTATCGGGCTCGGCACCTACCTCGGCGATCCGATTCCCGCCGTCGACGACGCCTCCCGCGAGGCGATCGATCTTGCGCTCCGTTCCGGCGTGAACCACGTCGACACCGCGGTCAACTACCGGTGCGGGCGCGCCGAACGCGTCGTCGGCGAGGCGGTTCGGAACTCCCCGATCGACCGCGACGCGGTCGTGGTAGCGACCAAGGGCGGATTCCTCCCGTTCGACGGCGAGCGCCCCGATGACCCCGCCGCGTACGTACGCGAGCGATTCATCGAGCCGGAAATCGTCGCACCCGACGACCTCGCGAACGGGGCGCACGCGATCGCGCCCGACTACCTGGAGTGGTCGCTCGACCGCTCGCTGAACCGACTCGGTCTCGATACGGTCGACTGTTACTACGTCCACAACCCGGAGACGCAGCTGGTGACGCGCTCTCGGGAGGCGGTGTACGACCAGTTAGAGACGGCCTTCGAAGCCTTGGAGCGTCGGCGCACCGCGGGCGACATCGGGGCCTACGGCGTCGCGACGTGGCACGCGTTCCGGGTCGCCGAGGACGACGAGCGATACCTCTCGCTCGCGGAGGTCCTCGCGCGGGCCGAGGCTGCCGGCGAGGCGGTCGGCCCCGACGACGACCACGGGTTCGGGGCGATACAGCTCCCCTTCAACGTCGCGATGGCGGACGCGTTCACGCGGCGGAATCAGCGCTCGCCCGGAGATGACTCGGAACCGGTCTCCACGTTAGAACTCGCTCACGAGGCCGGGCTCTCCGTGGTGACGAGCGCGAGCATCGGGCAGGGCGACCTCGCCGTCGAGGGGGCGATCCCGGCCGACATCGACGCAACCCTCGCGGGCGAGACCCCGGCGCAGCGCGCGCTCAACTTCGCACGGAGCGCGCCGGGGGTCACCTCTTCGCTCGTCGGCACGAGCGACCTCGATCACGTTCGCGAGAACGTCGCCGCCGGGACGTTCGACCCTCTCGGCGCGTCGGCGTTCGACGCGGTGTTCGAGTAGTGCGAGAGGGGAAGTGAGGGAGAGAACGGAAACACGGGAGAGAAACGCGGGGACACGATGACGTTGATTCCGGTGACGGTGCGGTCGAGTTCGGAGAACGGATCAGCGCAGCTCTTTAAAAGTGGCCCCGCACTCGGGGCAGACGCGGACGGAGAACACTTCGTCCGGATCGTTCTTCTTTTTCAGGACCTTCTCGCAGTCGGCGCAGTTCAGCCGCTCGTAGGTGTCCTTGAACAGGTCGCCGTCGCGAAGCCCCTTCCGCGTCGATTTCATGCCTCAAAGTTGATCGCGTGACGGTATAAAAACCCCGTACGACGCGAGTCGGACGACGCGGGCCGGAGACTGCGAGTCGGACGACGCGGGCCGGAGACTGCGAGTCAGACGACGCCGACGAGTGACTCCGCACCGATCGGGCGGATCGCTTTCGCAACTCTTGTCTCCCGCCGCCGACAACCCCGCCCGTGTCACGGAGCCGGCTGTTTGGATCACTGTGTGCGATCGTCTTTCTCGTCAACTTCGCGCGGGTGGTGTTCGCGCCGCTCATCGGCGAGTTCATCAGCGAGTTCGCGATCGGCGAGGGGACGGCGGGACTGATCGTCACGCTCGCGTGGCTCGGCTCGGCCGCGCCGCGGCTCCCGGCGGGCTGGGCGCTCACGCGCTTCTCCCGGCAGTACGTGGTTCTCGTCTCCGGAGCGATGCTGACAGTCGGTGCGCTCGGCGTCGCGCTGGCGCCGGGCGTCCCGACGCTGATGGCCGCCGCGTTCGCGATCGGCTTGGCGTCCGGCGTCTACTTCGTCGCCGCCAACCCGTTCATCGCGGAGCTGTTCCCGACTCGGGTCGGGCGCGTGATGGGTGTCCACGGAATGGCGAGCCAGCTCGCCGCAGTCGCCGCCGCGCCGGTCGTCACGGTCGCGCTCTGGTACGACTGGCGGCTCGCCTTCTACGGGCTCGCGCTCGCCTCGGCCGCCTCCACCGTCGTCTTCGTCGCCTTGGCCCGCCGGACGGACCTCCCGGACGCAGGCGCGGGCGACACCGATTTCCTCGCCGGCGCGCTCTCGGAGTGGAAGCTGATTCTGGCGGGCGTCGTGTTGATGGGACTCACGAGCTTCGTTTGGCAAGGACTCTTCAACTTCTACGAGCTGTACATGGTCGATAAGGGGCTCCCGCCCGCGGCGGCGCGGAACCTGCTGACGGTGATCTTCGCCGCGGGCGTCCCGGCGTTTCTCATCTCCGGCGACCTCGCCGACCGGCTCCCGCACGTCCCATACCTACTCGGGATCGTGTCTGTGTTCCTCGTCGGCGTCGTCCTCGTGGTCGTTTCCTCGGGGCTGGCCGCTGTCGTCGCCGCGAGCGTCGTCGTCGGCTTCGCCATCCACATGCTGTTTCCCGCCGGCGACACCTACCTGCTCGCGTCGCTGCCGGACGGGTCCCGAGCGTCGGCGTACGCCGTCTTCTCCGCCGGGATGATGACGACGCAGGCGGCCGGCTCGTGGGTCGTCGGCGAGGCGATAGAGGCCGGCGCCGGCTACGACGCGGTTTTTCTCTCCCTCGCCGGGGGACTCGCCCTCGTCGTCGTCGCCTACGCGGTGCTTGAGTACGCCGGGCGCGTTCCGGGCGGCGCCGCGGGCACGGAGCACGCGGCCTGACCGGCACGGGAGCACGGGTATCGCACCTATTTAGGGCGTCCCGTCCGTGGAACGAACAAATGGAGTACGTACAAGAGCGCGTGACCACGCTGCACGCGTTGACCGACCACCGGCCGGACGCCCCGACCGGCCGGGCGGCGGTCGTCGTGCCGATGACGGAACGCGAGTACGGGACGCTCGCGGCCGATCGGGTCCTGACGGCGCTGGAGTCGGTCGATCCCGCCCGCGTCGTCGTCCCCCTCCGTGCCCCCGCCGAGCGCGTCGGCCCCTTCGCCGACTGGCTCGACGGCTTCGACGTGGACGTGGAGCCCCTCTGGTGTGGCGGCCCGCGGCTCACGGAGCTGCTCGCGACTCGCGGACTCGACGGGGACCGCGGAAAGGGTCGAGACGTGTGGCTCGGGCTCGGCCGCGCCTTAGAGGAGGAGTTCGTCGTCGTCCACGACGCCGACACGAAGACGTACTCGCCCGCCTTTGTCACCCGGCTGCTGTTCCCGCTCGCGCGCGGCCACGACTTCTCGAAGGGGTACTACGCCCGCGTCGAAGACGGATCGCTGTACGGGCGGCTGTTCCGGCTGTTCTTCCGGCCGCTGGTCCGCGCGCTCGCCGACGCGACCGAGCGCCGCGAGCCCGGCATCTTGGAGTACCTCGACGCGTTCCGCTACGCGCTTGCCGGGGAGTTCGCGGCGACGACCGACCTCGTCTCCAGACTTCGCATCCAGCGCGGCTGGGGGCTGGAGGTCGGGACGCTCGGCGAGGCGTTCGCGCACGCCGGCTTCGCGGGGAGCGCGCAGGTCGATCTGGGGCGGTACGAGCACGACCACCGCTCCGTCGACGGGCCGACCGGGCTCGCCGACATGAGCCGGGCGGTCGGCGAGGCGACCCTGCGCGCGGTCGAGGGCGCCGGCGTCGAGATCGAGTACGACACGCTCGCCGACCGCTACCGCGAGGCGGCCGACGGGCTGATCCGCGGCTACGAGACGGACGCCGCGTTCAACGGCCTCGACTACGACCGCGGGGCCGAACGCGAGCAGGTGGCGACGTACGCCGACGCCCTCGGCAAGCCAGAGCCGGACACCCGCTTGCCGGCGTGGCGAGACGCGCCCGTCACGCCCGCCGAAGTCGGCGACGCGGCGCGAGCCGACCTCGCGGTGGCGCGGGATAAGGGGTCGAGGCGAACAGACCGGAACCCGGGGAAGGCCAACCGCCAGCGGCCCGCGGACCCGAGCGCCGACGCCGCGCCGGGGGAGGATTGATGACGGGCACACCCAGCGTCGCCGCCCGCGACGACCTCGCCGGCGTCGTCGACCTGTTCGAGTGGCTCACCCGCGCCGAGCTGTCGCGGGCGCTCTCGGAGCTCGCTTTTAAACAGCGCGCCGAGGTCGACGACGAGGCCATCGCCGCCGCTATCGACGTCGCGGTCGCGGAGTACGCGCTCGTTCCCGCGCCGCCCGCGGCGCTCTCGGAGGCGGGAGTGGGCGGTGACCGAGCGACGGACCCCGCCGACCCCGCCGGCGGGACCGACGGGACCGACGCCGACGCGGTCGCGCTCGCGGTCGGCCCGGCGGCGTTCCCCTCGCTGCCGGCGGACGCCGAAGACCTCCCGCACATCCTCGACGTGCCGGAGCGCGACGTGGACCGGGAGACGCTCTCGGAGGCGGTGCTGGAGCGGCTGTCCGCGGACGCGGTCGCCGCGATCGAGGCGGGCGACGCGGAGCGGCTGGAGATCCTCGCCGACGTGACCTACGACATCGAGGCGTGGGCGTCCGTCGACGCCGGGGCGATACGCGAGCGGATCGTGGCCGAACTGGACGGGTAGGCGGTTCTGCGGGCGACTCGCACACCGCCGAGTATCCCCAGCGACCGACCGAACCGGAGCCGTCTCGCTGATGATCGCCGGACCCCCCCAGAGCATATCTTTAATGGCGCGGAGAGTGTCATTGACGGTGATTATGAAGAAGCTGATCAACGATCCGGACGACGTCGTCGACGAGATGCTCGACGGGATGACCGCGGCGTACCCGGACCGGCTCCGACGGCTCCCCGACACGCAGGTCGTCGTTCGGAACGACGCACCGGTAGCGGGGAAGGTCGCGCTCGTGACGGGCGGCGGGAGCGGGCACGAGCCGACCCACGCGGGCTACATCGGCGACGGCATGCTCGACGGGGCGGCCGCGGGCGACGTGTTCTCCTCGCCGACCGCCGACGAGTTCGAGGAACTGATCGAAGCCTGCGACGCGGGCGACGGCATCCTCGCGATCATCAAGAACTACGAGGGCGACGTGATGAACTTCGAGACCGCTATCGAACTCGCCGAGATGGAGGGTGTCGAGGTCGAGAGCGTCGTGGTCGACGACGACGTGGCCGTCGAGGACTCGCTGTACACCTCCGGCCGGCGCGGCGTCTGCGGGACGATCCTCGTCCACAAGGCCGCCGGCGCGAAGGCCGCACAGGGCGCCGATCTCTCGGAGGTCAAGCGCGTCGCGGAGAAGGTAGTCGACAACGTCGGGACCATGGGCACCGCGCTCACCTCGTGTGTCACCCCCGAGAAAGGCGAGCCTACCTTCGATCTGGGCGACGACGAGATCGAACTGGGGATCGGGATCCACGGCGAGCCCGGCACCGAGCGCACGGAGATGATGAGCGCCGACGAGATCACCGACGCGCTGACCGAGGCCATCCTCGACGACCTCGATCTCGGCGCCGGACAGGAGGTGCTCACGGTCGTCAACGGGATGGGCGGGACCCCGCAGATGGAGCTGTTCGTCGTCAATCGTCGGCTCCAGGAGCTGCTGGGTGAGCGCGAGGTGGAGACCTGGGATTCGTGGGTCGGCGACTACATGACCTCGCTCGATATGGCGGGCGCGTCGATCACCGTCTGCGCCGTCGACGACGAGCTGAAGGAGCTGCTCGGCGCGCCGGCCGACACCCCCGCGCTCTCCCGGATCCAATGAGCGGGAACGAATCGGACGGAGACGGGGGCGTGTCGGACGACCACGGGGTCGCCGTCGTCGCGGCAGTCGAGGCGATCGCGGAACGCATCGAGGCGGAGCGCGACTACCTGACGGAGCTGGACTCCGCCATCGGCGACGCGGACCACGGCGGCAACATGGCGCGAGGGTGGGCCGCGGCGACCGAGGCCGCGCGCGACCTCGACGATCCGGACCCCGAGACGGTCTGTAAGACGGTCGGCAAGACGCTCATGGCCGAGGTCGGCGGGGCGTCGGGCCCCCTGTTCGGCGGGTCGCTCGTGTTCGCGAGCGCCGAGCTCGACGACGGGCTCACCGCCGAGAGCGCGGTCGCGTTCGCCGAGACCTACTTAACCAAGGTCGAGGAACGCGGCGACGCTCGGGTGGGCGATCAGACGATAGTCGACGCGCTCACGCCGACGGTCCACACGTTCAAGAAATCGATCGAGACGGACGACCTCCCGCCGCTCGAAGCGCTGGCGAAGGCGGTCGACGCGGCCGAGCGCGGCGTCGCGTTCACGGTCCCGATCCGGGCCCGGAAGGGCCGCGCCTCCTACCTCGGCTGGCGGTCGGTCGGCCACCAGGACCCCGGCGCGACGAGCGTGCTGTACATCCTCGAGGAGCTGCTCGCGACGGCCGCCGACGCCCTCGACGCTGAGATCCCCGACGTCGACGCGACCTCGCCGACGATTCCGGACGAGGCGACCGAGGACGACAGCGCGACGACGGAGGACGACTGATGGTCGGGCTCGTCGTCGTCTCCCACAGCGAGCGGGCGGCCGAGGGGATCGTCGAAGTCGCCGCCGAGATGGCCGGCACCACCCGCATCGAGCCCGTCGGCGGCGACGGACGGGGCGGGATCGGCACCGTCCCGGACGCGATCGAAGACGCGATCGACGCCGCCGACGACGGCGAGGGGGTCGTCGTCCTCGTCGATCTGGGTAGCGCCGTGATGAACGCCGACGTGGCCGTCGAGATGAGCGACGCGGAGGCCGTCATCGCCGACGCACCCGTGCTGGAAGGCGCGGTCAACGCGGCCGTCGCCGCCACCGACCCGTCCGCCACGCTCGACTCGGTCCGCGAGCAGGCCGAGGCGGCCCGTGGGATGAAGAAGCTCTGAGGCGGGAGAGCGGCGTTCGTTCACTCCCCGTCGAGGCCGAGCGCGTCTCGAACCTCGGCCCGCGTCTCGCAGGCGAGCGCCTCGTCGGCGAGAGCGCGCGC encodes:
- a CDS encoding bacterio-opsin activator domain-containing protein, which codes for MVTLLSAALPHEKFVLAETLSSVPNASFEVEGVVETCETSVMPLIWASAADHEHLDTALLDDPTTEEVELLSDHADRWLYRMKWVNNVQSLLETLVTNQATILTAITSDGRWIVRLMFPTHDGVSETMAHCKEHDIDLEMISICEMNDQPAGRYGLTGAQFEALATAWEQGFYTVPREVELVDIAADLGISHQALSERLRRGIDALIQDTLMVDDEPAELIR
- a CDS encoding metal-dependent hydrolase, with amino-acid sequence MVDVTGHLGMALLWLAPAWFLLDYRKTAWTFVVSGVLFGMLPDIDLVLEGIFPTVKHHGVFHTILAVTLIAAVIGPVVGKVVEAIAGGTDWLSPEAAARSVRFGFLAVWIPGLAHVFADMLSAPDLADSIEPLWPIYQGSIGVDLVWYNNPVVNLGLLVAGVVVNVGLYLYTGDRSPTE
- the dhaK gene encoding dihydroxyacetone kinase subunit DhaK; translated protein: MKKLINDPDDVVDEMLDGMTAAYPDRLRRLPDTQVVVRNDAPVAGKVALVTGGGSGHEPTHAGYIGDGMLDGAAAGDVFSSPTADEFEELIEACDAGDGILAIIKNYEGDVMNFETAIELAEMEGVEVESVVVDDDVAVEDSLYTSGRRGVCGTILVHKAAGAKAAQGADLSEVKRVAEKVVDNVGTMGTALTSCVTPEKGEPTFDLGDDEIELGIGIHGEPGTERTEMMSADEITDALTEAILDDLDLGAGQEVLTVVNGMGGTPQMELFVVNRRLQELLGEREVETWDSWVGDYMTSLDMAGASITVCAVDDELKELLGAPADTPALSRIQ
- a CDS encoding glycosyl transferase family 2 gives rise to the protein MEYVQERVTTLHALTDHRPDAPTGRAAVVVPMTEREYGTLAADRVLTALESVDPARVVVPLRAPAERVGPFADWLDGFDVDVEPLWCGGPRLTELLATRGLDGDRGKGRDVWLGLGRALEEEFVVVHDADTKTYSPAFVTRLLFPLARGHDFSKGYYARVEDGSLYGRLFRLFFRPLVRALADATERREPGILEYLDAFRYALAGEFAATTDLVSRLRIQRGWGLEVGTLGEAFAHAGFAGSAQVDLGRYEHDHRSVDGPTGLADMSRAVGEATLRAVEGAGVEIEYDTLADRYREAADGLIRGYETDAAFNGLDYDRGAEREQVATYADALGKPEPDTRLPAWRDAPVTPAEVGDAARADLAVARDKGSRRTDRNPGKANRQRPADPSADAAPGED
- a CDS encoding HVO_0758 family zinc finger protein, giving the protein MKSTRKGLRDGDLFKDTYERLNCADCEKVLKKKNDPDEVFSVRVCPECGATFKELR
- a CDS encoding aldo/keto reductase, translating into MATREALWNYRDEFGDAFGRTYFRRFGPGVASSIGLGTYLGDPIPAVDDASREAIDLALRSGVNHVDTAVNYRCGRAERVVGEAVRNSPIDRDAVVVATKGGFLPFDGERPDDPAAYVRERFIEPEIVAPDDLANGAHAIAPDYLEWSLDRSLNRLGLDTVDCYYVHNPETQLVTRSREAVYDQLETAFEALERRRTAGDIGAYGVATWHAFRVAEDDERYLSLAEVLARAEAAGEAVGPDDDHGFGAIQLPFNVAMADAFTRRNQRSPGDDSEPVSTLELAHEAGLSVVTSASIGQGDLAVEGAIPADIDATLAGETPAQRALNFARSAPGVTSSLVGTSDLDHVRENVAAGTFDPLGASAFDAVFE
- a CDS encoding MFS transporter, giving the protein MSRSRLFGSLCAIVFLVNFARVVFAPLIGEFISEFAIGEGTAGLIVTLAWLGSAAPRLPAGWALTRFSRQYVVLVSGAMLTVGALGVALAPGVPTLMAAAFAIGLASGVYFVAANPFIAELFPTRVGRVMGVHGMASQLAAVAAAPVVTVALWYDWRLAFYGLALASAASTVVFVALARRTDLPDAGAGDTDFLAGALSEWKLILAGVVLMGLTSFVWQGLFNFYELYMVDKGLPPAAARNLLTVIFAAGVPAFLISGDLADRLPHVPYLLGIVSVFLVGVVLVVVSSGLAAVVAASVVVGFAIHMLFPAGDTYLLASLPDGSRASAYAVFSAGMMTTQAAGSWVVGEAIEAGAGYDAVFLSLAGGLALVVVAYAVLEYAGRVPGGAAGTEHAA
- the dhaM gene encoding dihydroxyacetone kinase phosphoryl donor subunit DhaM, which gives rise to MVGLVVVSHSERAAEGIVEVAAEMAGTTRIEPVGGDGRGGIGTVPDAIEDAIDAADDGEGVVVLVDLGSAVMNADVAVEMSDAEAVIADAPVLEGAVNAAVAATDPSATLDSVREQAEAARGMKKL
- a CDS encoding 20S proteasome A and B subunits; amino-acid sequence: MSTVVAVETPTGIAIAGDTQVVDGESVSSDQFQRVFDVRGVGVGVVGESGAVQQFRQWFDVALQDRGFEGDDTIDIDAVARIAARETERAGVDAVVGAHDDDGAASLRQIASDGRVLDSGVAALGTGSAVALGLLEALDMDEAANDPATAVRNVLETVMERDVDTGGEIDVWTLGSADQAEQGVRRFGEEEAER
- a CDS encoding DUF7130 family rubredoxin-like protein, producing the protein MSKDVGADPDDEPITPGETVYDEDGQVLGQVSGYTTDGFEVKIGEGGSASGDDAETIPGQEFGEGYLMWRCSECGEMGDLGSGMPDTCPECGAPEESIYAVEED
- the dhaL gene encoding dihydroxyacetone kinase subunit DhaL, which translates into the protein MSGNESDGDGGVSDDHGVAVVAAVEAIAERIEAERDYLTELDSAIGDADHGGNMARGWAAATEAARDLDDPDPETVCKTVGKTLMAEVGGASGPLFGGSLVFASAELDDGLTAESAVAFAETYLTKVEERGDARVGDQTIVDALTPTVHTFKKSIETDDLPPLEALAKAVDAAERGVAFTVPIRARKGRASYLGWRSVGHQDPGATSVLYILEELLATAADALDAEIPDVDATSPTIPDEATEDDSATTEDD
- a CDS encoding DUF7109 family protein; translation: MTGTPSVAARDDLAGVVDLFEWLTRAELSRALSELAFKQRAEVDDEAIAAAIDVAVAEYALVPAPPAALSEAGVGGDRATDPADPAGGTDGTDADAVALAVGPAAFPSLPADAEDLPHILDVPERDVDRETLSEAVLERLSADAVAAIEAGDAERLEILADVTYDIEAWASVDAGAIRERIVAELDG